One Phalacrocorax aristotelis chromosome Z, bGulAri2.1, whole genome shotgun sequence DNA window includes the following coding sequences:
- the LOC142050576 gene encoding betaine--homocysteine S-methyltransferase 1 has protein sequence MLPIGKTAKQGKRGILERLNAGEIVIGDGGFVFALEKRGYVKAGPWTPEATVEHPEAVRQLHREFLRAGSNVLQTFTFYASEDKLENRGNYVAEKISCQKVNEAACDIAREVANEGDALVAGGVSQTPSYLSCKDKAEVKAAFRKQLDVFMKKNVDFLIAEYFEHVEEAVWAVEVLKESGKPVAATMCIGPEGDMHGVPPGHCAVQLVKAGASIVGVNCHFDPDTCLETVKLMKEGLQAAKLKAHLMSQPLAFHTPDCGKQGFIDLPEFPFGLEPRIVTRWDIQKYARKAYDLGIRYIGGCCGFEPYHIRAIAEELAPERGFLPEASEKHGSWGDCLSMHTKPWVRARARKEYWENLKPASGRPYCPSMSKPDGWGVTKGARELMQQKEATSEQQLKELFQKQKF, from the exons ATGCTGCCGATCGGGAAGACCGCGAAACAGGGCAAAAGG GGTATTCTAGAGCGCTTAAATGCTGGGGAAATTGTGATTGGAGATGGAGGATTTGTCTTTGCTCTTGAAAAGCGGGGATATGTAAAAGCTGGACCTTGGACTCCTGAAGCAACAGTAGAGCACCCAGAAGCAG TTCGTCAGCTTCACCGGGAATTCCTCAGAGCTGGATCCAATGTTCTGCAGACATTCACTTTTTATGCCAGCGAGGACAAACTAGAGAACAGGGGCAATTATGTAGCTGAGAAAATAAGT TGCCAGAAAGTGAATGAAGCTGCTTGTGACATTGCAAGAGAAGTGGCTAATGAAGGTGATGCTTTAGTGGCTGGAGGAGTCAGTCAAACACCATCATACTTAAGCTGCAAGGACAAAGCAGAGGTTAAAGCAGCCTTTCGAAAGCAACTAGATGTCTTTATGAAGAAGAACGTGGACTTCCTAATTGCTGAG tattttgaacATGTTGAAGAGGCTGTCTGGGCAGTTGAAGTTCTAAAAGAATCTGGGAAGCCGGTTGCAGCTACGATGTGCATTGGTCCGGAAGGAGACATGCATGGCGTGCCCCCTGGACACTGTGCTGTCCAGCTGGTAAAGGCTG GTGCTTCTATTGTTGGAGTCAACTGCCATTTTGATCCAGATACTTGCCTGGAAACTGTGAAACTGATGAAAGAGGGCTTGCAGGCTGCTAAACTGAAAGCACACCTGATGTCCCAACCACTTGCTTTCCATACACCTGACTGTGGAAAGCAGGGTTTTATTGATCTTCCAGAATTTCCCTTTG GTCTGGAGCCAAGAATTGTAACCAGATGGGATATTCAAAAATATGCAAGAAAGGCCTATGACTTAGGAATTCGTTACATTGGAGGTTGCTGTGGATTTGAGCCATATCACATCCGAGCAATAGCTGAGGAGCTGGCTCCTGAAAGAGGATTTTTGCCAGAAGCTTCTGAGAAACATGGTAGCTGGGGCGATTGCCTGAGCATGCATACCAAACCCTGGGTCAGAGCAAG gGCAAGAAAAGAATACTGGGAAAATCTGAAGCCTGCTTCAGGCAGGCCATATTGTCCTTCAATGTCAAAGCCAGATGGTTGGGGAGTGACCAAAGGAGCCAGGGAGCTGATGCAACAGAAAGAAGCAACAAGTGAACAACAGCTGAAGGAGCTCTTCCAGAAACAGAAGTTCTAA